The following coding sequences are from one Spea bombifrons isolate aSpeBom1 chromosome 13, aSpeBom1.2.pri, whole genome shotgun sequence window:
- the MAFB gene encoding transcription factor MafB has protein sequence MAGELSIAPELPTSPLAMEYVNDFDLMKFDVKKEPLGGRLDRSTVRHCNRLQPTGSVSSTPISTPCSSVPSSPSFSPTEQKTHLEDLYWMANSYQQMNPEALNLTPEDAVEALIAPQQMPPQLQGFEGFRGHHHPHHHHHNHHHQNHHQYQGVPHEELGHQHPHHHHHHHQASPSHSASSTSSQQLQGGHQQHQSSSQVEDRFSDEQLVSMSVRELNRHLRGFTKDDVIRLKQKRRTLKNRGYAQSCRFKRVQQKHHLENEKTQLIQQVEQLKQEVNRLARERDAYKMKCEKLANSSFREAGSTSDNPSSPEFFM, from the coding sequence ATGGCCGGAGAGCTGTCCATTGCCCCAGAATTGCCTACAAGCCCACTGGCCATGGAGTATGTCAATGACTTTGACCTGATGAAGTTTGACGTCAAGAAAGAACCCTTGGGTGGCAGGCTAGACCGTAGTACTGTCCGCCACTGCAACCGTTTGCAACCTACCGGCTCGGTGTCCTCCACCCCAATCAGCACCCCTTGCAGCTCCGTGCCCTCCTCGCCCAGCTTCAGCCCCACCGAGCAGAAGACACACCTGGAAGATCTGTATTGGATGGCGAACAGCTATCAGCAGATGAACCCCGAGGCTTTGAACCTAACTCCAGAGGACGCGGTGGAGGCTCTCATAGCTCCACAACAGATGCCTCCGCAGCTGCAAGGATTTGAGGGCTTCAGAGGTCACCAtcacccccaccaccaccatcacaacCACCATCACCAAAATCACCACCAGTACCAGGGCGTCCCCCACGAGGAGCTTGGACACCAGCACCcacaccatcaccaccaccatcaccaAGCTTCCCcaagccactctgcctcctctactTCTTCTCAGCAGCTTCAGGGTGGTCACCAGCAACACCAGTCCTCAAGCCAGGTAGAAGACAGGTTCTCAGATGAGCAGCTCGTCTCCATGTCAGTTCGGGAACTCAACAGGCACCTGAGAGGCTTCACCAAGGACGATGTGATCCGTCTGAAACAGAAAAGGAGGACCCTGAAAAATAGGGGGTACGCCCAGTCCTGCAGGTTCAAGAGAGTTCAGCAGAAGCATCACCTGGAGAACGAGAAGACCCAACTCATCCAGCAGGTGGAACAGCTAAAGCAAGAGGTGAACCGGCTGGCCAGGGAGAGAGATGCTTACAAGATGAAGTGTGAGAAACTGGCCAACAGCAGCTTCAGAGAGGCTGGTTCCACCAGTGACAACCCATCGTCCCCAGAATTCTTCATGTGA